The sequence tgcatatgcgacatgcctggacacatccctgccggccctacccgagactcctcccccccctggtccaggtataaaggcgactgctccccactcccctgcctcagtctggaccagttcatcggcatgggtgtgctccaagtcttttgctaataaaagcctatttgttcttgcatacaactagtctttgctcgattgatggtgcatcacagggCATACTAggtgtggggcctaatgggggaccAATCAATGGGTTGCGGGGCTTGGAGCATTGGGAGAAGGAAGGAGGACAATCGGGCCTTGTCATCGAGACGGAGGGTTCGTGGCTGGTCATCAGGGCTGGCCAGGTGGGGGTGGAAATAGGGGCTGGCCCAGGGAGGTCTGGTAGGCCAGCAttcgggggtttgggggggtgggtggtgtgacCTGGAAGGCTGGTGAttgggggtcgcagggctggccagcaatcggagtccagcgatcgggagacttgcaatggggaggggggcgcgggggggcccATTGTGCATATGTCAATCTCTGCACTGACTGATCAACACATGCACATTGGCTTGCTCAGCactctgctgccagcctcttggATGGGAATAGGCCTCACCGCCTACTTACCAGAATGAATCATGCTGAGGCATTCCGCATTgttcagagtgtcagagattcgttCTGGGAAGGATGcccaaaaaacaggcaggaaataCTCCTGTTTTCCCGCCCGTAAGGCACTtcgttttttttgggagaatcctggcctacaTTTTCATATGCCTCATTTTCTTGTTGCAGTTTAGCTTCTATCTCTTCAGTCACTTCAAGTGTGCTCAGTGTTGGTTACCTTTCCTTTccaaaccccacaccccctcccctccagagcaATGTGCCTGTGCTATTCCCAAAGCATCTcctctttgaaggcctcccattgTCAACTTAGTTTTGCCTACCAATCTTTGATACCAAACTGCCTGGGTTGAATCCCTCTTCAACTCACCAAAACTTCttgacaaatgttttttttcattgAGATAAATCTGGACCAGTTGAGGGAATACAGTACCTTAGTTGCATATGGAATGGTGAAACATGCTCACTGAAGCAGTTTCAAGTTGATCTTCTTGCTCTGTAGCAATGTGGAGGGGGGAGTGATTTGTTCTGAAAATAGTGAATCTCCACCTAATGCCCAAAATGTGTAATTACATCCTAACAGTAACTAGATACTTGATTGGAACATTGGTCTGGTATTTGCTTTCAGCTGTGGAGGTATTGCCATTCACCATGTTGGAAGCCATGACAGATTTTCATGTCTTGTTATTGAAGCTTTCCTTGAATCTGTCATCTTCTCCATTGTGGCATCAGTACTTGTGAAAAGGCTAAACAATAATAAGACTCTTCAACTGATCAGATTGAAAAATCCTCACTGAGGTATGCTTGGTGCAATCCAGGAAGTATAAAGCAGGAAATGCAGATTTAAATGATATAAAGAAAGCACAATAAAGACTCGGACATATTGGACACAAAAGGTGACCAAAAATGTGATTTTTAAGTACAAAAGTCTACAGACTCAATATTTTTAACATCTCCATGGAATTTGATTTAAGGATTTAAGACCAAGTCTAGTTTTCAGGTGAAGGGAAGTTGAGGCTGGGAGATAATTGGACCTGGGCTTGTAGGCACAATTCACTCTCTATTTGAAAATCATAATGCCTATTCTTCTATATGATAATATGTAATGGGAAAATGCCATTTATTGTGAAACTTATGACAATTTGGGAAAGCAAGAGGTAGAGTTAGTTGGAATATAGATGTTTCGACAGTGTAGACTGAGTGAGAGGATGTTGCAAAACTGAGACACTACACCAATTCCATTGAGAGAAAAGTATAATTAGTGTGGCAGGTTTATATAGGTGGTTTCTATTCTAAACATGCACATAGAAATAAAGAATGAAAAAGATTAACTCAAAAACATTATACCAAAATTAACATTTTACTGGCGATGGGATTGGTGATGGCATTAAGGGATGAAAACTGGTGAAGAAGAATATTTGCCCTGAATTAACTTTGTTCCTTCACGTAGAAAAATGTTTTCAGGTTTTTTTTATGCATACTATTATTAATAATAGAAATCACACCACATGCTTTGCAGATTAGAGCACTTAACTTTTGAAATTGGAgaagtgacagtaataaatccatGGCTGGGCAGTCAGGCAAATCAACctgaaaagaaaaaaatcatCCTCAGTGTTTATCCTGGAAATCAAACAAATAACTTAAAGTGAACAGCAATACATGTTACAAAGTATGGTTGGTAATGTTAGATGATGAACATTTAACATATGATATTCACTTTAACACAGTGGgcacatttattttaaaataaatgaacaTGCCTTGATTTGTCTATTATGACTAGTAACAATTTTTAGTTGCCTGTTGTAAGGTTTCAAAgacagaaaatatttaaaatgttttGTATATTGATTAGCATTCAATAAAGGAAAATATAAGTGAATGTTTTGATGAGCCAATTCATCTGCACCCAGTTTTAAATCTTTATTTTACGAATACTGATTTCTCCATTAATCCCCTCTAAGATACTTAAGGATATAAATTATtaatttaaatgttgctaaccaACAATCTAAATCAATCTGTGGGTCCCCCTGGGCCTAGAACAGTTAAAGACACAATAGTAAATCAGCTCTGCCTTGGAAAACTGTGTGTCAGACAAGATTGGGAGTGTGCTCTAAAATGTTTCAGGTTATGATATGAATAGGCATAGAGGCTGTATTTTGTATTTTCAGGTAGATCTGACCGATTGTTCTAACCTCAGGGTTGTAATCTATCAATGCCCCAATCTGGACCGTGTAAACTTTTATTGGAATACATGCAACTTGCATTTTTTTCATCGAGTTCCAAGTACCACCATGTTGATCCAAGATGGCTACTGCCAATAATATCTGTAATCAGTTATTTTGGAGTAGGCAAGAACATGTACTAAATATTTTTTACCTCCTCGTTGAGAAACATCAGAGACAATCCTTTCACATTACGATCCATTAGAAATAATGTTAAATTGGCGTCTACCTACAGGAGGCAAGATCTACTATAGTTGGCAGTGTAGTTGTAATTGAAATTTTGCAACTGTAGTACTTTTTTGATCATATAACAATTTTAGAATTCTTTTAAGTAACCTTTGCACTTCTAATCAATAAGGCATGACAGCAAGAAGCTGTTTCATCAACATTAATTTATAGGATTATTTAATTAAAGCTCATGTTTGCTGCTCAAACATATTTTAGATGCATTATCCCTCTAATACAAATAAAAAGTCAAGGAGAAATAAAGTTATATTGTGCACTTCACCAACTCTGTGGAAAAACAACCACTTTGTCAAGCAGCATGCAATGAAATTAAGCAAGAGCAACAACAGAAACTTGTGTTTGTGCAATGCCTTCAATGTGATGAAACATCCCTAGGCACTTCACAGGGATATTATAAAACAAAgcatgaaataaaaataaaaggtcATCTAAATTGCTTTGGCAGGGCCTTGCTTTTAAATCAATGGTGGGCAAACTGCCGCACATCAGGGTTCTGAGAGTGGCccctgagacattttgttgactgttgcccatgcacaagagttgccacattccactagTTTCTGTCCACATATTAACAGTATGATTAAAATGGTATGCACATAAAGCAAGAAAACCTgaaggtgtgtgctgattgtacACAACATTGACTATGAGAGCCGTGCACTCCCTCTTCGTCCAATCAAAGCGtgaacatttattttgtttttaccatttgaagtattTTCGTTAACTCGTCGTGAAATCCTCAGTGTGTATTAAaagtattcaatcttattcacgggggttgtggttagtgaatatgtccaatttcaatcttgtggcccactgagaggaAAGAGGGCGACTCACATGGCCTACTCACCAGCCTTGGTTGCCTATCACTGCTTTAAGCAGTTTCAAGTACTGCTTTGAAATGGGTCAGTGGCAGAAAATAAGTGTGAAAATATTTGCTGATAACGGATGTCTAATTGTTTAATAATGTCCCTTTTTGACTTTTTTTCTGACATATCTTGAGATCTTCCACTTTCCTGCTGCAGTAACAGCAGTAGAACTGAAAGGAAATCCTCTCAGGAGGGACATGGGGATATCTGAAATATGACTGCAATACAGTAGAAAATACTACACAATGTAAAAGGAGTCTTCTGTACAACTGGCAAAATAACAAGCACAATATAAAAAATGGTTGAAGGCTCATATTTCTATGTGTAAGTAAAAGATGATAGACAAATGCGTACTACTGGATCGTTATTTTAATGTGGACAGTTGGTACAGCAGTTAATTTATAAAGCACATCAGTATCTTAAAATGATCACACAGCTGCATTATGAAAACCAGAAAGAGCATTAAAACCTTTTACTTCTGGAGTAGATATGATGTGTTTTTTGTTGCGAACAAAAATTCAtccattttaatatttttaaaaaacacaaaattTTCTGTCTTCTCCATTCTTAGTCTTTATTCCATGAAAAAGTTTAAAGTCCACTTCTAACTTTTCACCAACACCACCTGGAATTAGCCTGCAAAAAAAGTTTGCAAATGTGACCTGGAACTGACTTGCCCTCTGAGCTTGGGAGTGATGCATAGTGCATATAGGAGAAAATTAGCATATAGGAGAAAAGTACACACACCTTCACATTTAACCAGAACATAGTGCCACTTCTTAGATAGTACATTTTTGATATGATCATATATTTGCTTTATTTTCTGCAAGGAATAAATAGAATGACAGACAGATAAATCCTGCACATGCAGAATTTTAAACGTTCCAAATTATGAGAGGTGTAAGGTATGAGTGTGTGTAATTATTGAAGTGCAAGAACTCAGATCCCTATACCTTCAGAATGGTTTTACTTTGATTAAAGTGAATCATGGAAATAGCAAATCACCAAAACTTTAAGGTAATATCATTGATGTGTAAAATGTAGACAACGAAACAATTGCAGAACATATAAAGCAAAAGTACAGATAAGGAAATAATTGTGTTGCTATGAATAGTATCTATCATGAGATTCACCAAACCAGTCAAGATATTAGATTGCAGGAAAAACAGCAGTTGGTTTCTGCTTACAGCCTCAATAAGACAAAAATGTATACTGGTTTTATCCACCTTTCCAGAAGGACTGCTTTTCAACAAAGTCCTATCCTTCTCATGTTGGGAAGAACCTCGTAAAATGTTCCATGAACTTGGCACATTTGAAATCCCCGAAATAACTTTGACAAATACTAAAATAAGATCAGCCAGCATATGAATCATCAGAAAAAACAAACTCTGCCCAACCGTCCATAAAACAAAACTCAGGTTGGCCATCCGGCGAGATACGGTCTCGGTGAGATTCTCAGACACAAGCAGTAGCAGCCACATTAGCAAAAAGCCCATCAAAAGGGAACCTTGTACTTTTATCCATTCTATCACCAGTGTCCTCTTCTTCATTATGAAAACGCCGGCCTGTACGCCAGCCATGTAAATAGCTAAGTACCCTAGCAATGAAAAGAGTCCTTCTCTGTTGGCATTAATGAACCCAACCCTGGTGTCTTTGCCATCACTTCCATGCAATATAAATTGCTTCAGATTTGTAGTTTCAAGAAGCAATTGATAACCGATGGCAATGCTAGCTGACAAGATCCAAGAGCTTCTAACAGGGCATAATATCAAAAGAAAAGATGATAGGATCCTAACTATAGCCAGTGTGAAAAAGAAGTTCCAATGTAAACCATATTCAGATATGTGCTCATGATAATCCACTGCTCTAACACTTAGTAGACGAGCTAATCCTAAAAAAACTAAGGGCCATACTGCTATGATCTGTTTAATCATAAAACTAAATTTGGAATGTGATGTATTTTTGTTCCTCTGCCTTGCTTCAGGAG comes from Mustelus asterias chromosome 12, sMusAst1.hap1.1, whole genome shotgun sequence and encodes:
- the pigw gene encoding phosphatidylinositol-glycan biosynthesis class W protein: MVSKSMIYSGLLSNNLLPNAAYHQMSSGKMINPNMAQKDLKEAFISNLTGTTLAENLLGLILSALCVNCRGLILMYFVGPSTASSWKRLLLIDFILLVASLVLSCTVLSDILHWMVLVLAAVLGLSVFQIYSQRKHYSHQHLKEVIGSFLETSLDVNYVPFVTLFRVFVNIKTGISILAVDFPIFPRRYAKAETYGTGIMDFGVAAFVFANALVSPEARQRNKNTSHSKFSFMIKQIIAVWPLVFLGLARLLSVRAVDYHEHISEYGLHWNFFFTLAIVRILSSFLLILCPVRSSWILSASIAIGYQLLLETTNLKQFILHGSDGKDTRVGFINANREGLFSLLGYLAIYMAGVQAGVFIMKKRTLVIEWIKVQGSLLMGFLLMWLLLLVSENLTETVSRRMANLSFVLWTVGQSLFFLMIHMLADLILVFVKVISGISNVPSSWNILRGSSQHEKDRTLLKSSPSGKVDKTSIHFCLIEAVSRNQLLFFLQSNILTGLVNLMIDTIHSNTIISLSVLLLYMFCNCFVVYILHINDITLKFW